Within Bifidobacterium dentium JCM 1195 = DSM 20436, the genomic segment TGACGAGCCAGCCGGGCACGGCGTAGGTCGGCGTACCGACGATGACGTCGATGCCGGCGCGCTGGGCCGCGTCGAGGGCGCGGTCCACATAGGTGAAGTCGAATTTGCCCGGTTGGGGTTCACAGGTGCTCCACGTGGATTCGGCGATGCGAATCACGTTGAGCCCGGCGTCCTTCATCATCCTCATATCCTCATCGATACGATCGATGCCCTTCATCATGAGGTATTCGTCGTAGTAGGCGGCGCCGAAAAGGATATGGTCCACGCTGTTGCGACTCATGGCTCCTCTTTCTATTGTCTTCCTTGACATGCACTTGCATTTATATCTAACGGTTATTAGATATAAAGAAGATATATCTCGACACGGCAATTTGTCAAAAACGGCGAGAAATCAGGCATGTCTTATCTAACATCCATTAGAAAACAATACCTCTCGCAAGCATGCGAGTCCGCACGCATGAGTGCAGATGTCAGGCGACGAAGCCTACCGGTAGTTATCCCACACCGGGGAGGGGAAGATGATCCTCTCGAAGAGCAGCCACTCATCGTACAGGTCGATCGGAGGCTTGCGCATCCATCGCAACTGAATGCCATCCATCGCCTCCAGACACATGCGCACCGTCGGCCGCATATTCCGCCATCCACCGACCTCAGGCGGAATATTCCACTGATATTCGGAATAATGCTCCCACACAAGGTTCGGGCGCTCTTCGAAATAGTCATGCAACGGATGCTCGGGGCTGAATCCTTCGGACTCCAACACCATGTAAAGCTGCAACAGACTCTGTCGCTTCGCGTTGTACCGCACCAGAAACCGCAGATATGCGGGAAAACTCATGCCGTTCGGATCACTGCCGGGCAAGCCCGATTCCATGAAATCCCGCGGCGTTCCATAAGCGTCATAGTTATCGGTGACGAGCATCGACAGCAGGTTCTCCTTATTGCCGATATAGTGCAGCAACCCCGGCTGACTCATACCGATCTCATCGGCGATGTCCTTCAACGACGTGCCATAGAAGCCCTTCTCCCCTATCAGCTTGACCGCCGCCGCAACGATTTCGGCCTTACGCTCCTCAGGAGATTTGCGAACACGTTTCTTCCCCGCACCAGTCATGCATCCCAGTCTACCGACCAGCATCCACCCCACGGCCAACACGGCCCCGTTCGCCGACACACACATCATGGTGTATCGTTTTCCTAACGTCTGTACAAAGGAGCGCTATGACGCAGCCATCAATCCCAGCGGTCCCAAACATGCAACTCAACAATTCCGTCCCCATTCCTCAGATCGGTTTCGGCACCTATCAGATTCCGGCAACCGCTACGCAGCAGGCCATCGAGCAGGCTCTGGAAATCGGCTACCGGCACATCGACACCGAGAACGCATGAGACAGAACCTGGATGTCTTCGGATTCAAGCTGGATCCGGATGAGATGCAGGCCATCAGAGCCCTGCACAATCCTGCCATGCGCATTTCCGGCGACCCCAACACGTTCAGTCAATCCCAGTCCCGGGCCAACCAGCGAGCGCGCGGAAACGTCACGGCCTAGCAAGGCACCATCAGATCGACGGAGCCTCCACGAAGGAGACGGGAAGCACCACACTCCCGTCTCCTTCATATGGAATCCCGTTTTCCTTCGCCCGAATCTGCAACAACAGATCATGCGCGGCGGCGCGCCCCATCTCTCTGGGATCCTGCTCCAGCAAATAGATGCCATCGTGCACATACTGGCTCCAGCGCCAATCATCAAAACTGACCAGACCGACGCCATCCGGGAAACCGACGCCCAAGGCGCGCAACACCGCCAACACATCGAACAGCAACGGCCCCATCAACGACACGATCGCGGTCCTACCGCTCAGATGACCCAACGCGATGGACAGCTTTCGCTCGATCCAGTCGACGTCATTGTCCTTGACATCAATCGCAATCATCAG encodes:
- a CDS encoding 2,5-diketo-D-gluconic acid reductase A, which produces MTQPSIPAVPNMQLNNSVPIPQIGFGTYQIPATATQQAIEQALEIGYRHIDTENA
- a CDS encoding TetR/AcrR family transcriptional regulator; this encodes MTGAGKKRVRKSPEERKAEIVAAAVKLIGEKGFYGTSLKDIADEIGMSQPGLLHYIGNKENLLSMLVTDNYDAYGTPRDFMESGLPGSDPNGMSFPAYLRFLVRYNAKRQSLLQLYMVLESEGFSPEHPLHDYFEERPNLVWEHYSEYQWNIPPEVGGWRNMRPTVRMCLEAMDGIQLRWMRKPPIDLYDEWLLFERIIFPSPVWDNYR